A window of Balearica regulorum gibbericeps isolate bBalReg1 chromosome Z, bBalReg1.pri, whole genome shotgun sequence contains these coding sequences:
- the RPL37 gene encoding large ribosomal subunit protein eL37 isoform X1, translated as MTKGTSSFGKRRNKTHTLCRRCGSKAYHLQKSTCGKCGYPAKRKRKYNWSAKAKRRNTTGTGRMRHLKKVYRRFRNGFREGTTPKPKRAAVAASSSS; from the exons ATG aCGAAGGGTACATCGTCATTTGGTAAGCGACGAAATAAGACACACACCTTGTGTCGCCGATGTGGGTCCAAGGCATACCATCTGCAGAAATCTACCTGTGGGAAATGTGGGTACCCTGCTAAGCGTAAGAGAAAGT ATAACTGGAGTGCAAAAGCTAAAAGACGCAACACCACTGGTACTGGTCGCATGAGGCACCTGAAAAAGGTCTACCGTCGATTCAG GAATGGATTCCGTGAGGGAACCACACCGAAGCCCAAGAGAGCAGCTGTTGCAGCCTCCAGTTCATCATAA
- the RPL37 gene encoding large ribosomal subunit protein eL37 isoform X2 yields MTKGTSSFGKRRNKTHTLCRRCGSKAYHLQKSTCGKCGYPAKRKRKYNWSAKAKRRNTTGTGRMRHLKKVYRRFRNGFREGTTPKPKRAAVAASSSS; encoded by the exons aCGAAGGGTACATCGTCATTTGGTAAGCGACGAAATAAGACACACACCTTGTGTCGCCGATGTGGGTCCAAGGCATACCATCTGCAGAAATCTACCTGTGGGAAATGTGGGTACCCTGCTAAGCGTAAGAGAAAGT ATAACTGGAGTGCAAAAGCTAAAAGACGCAACACCACTGGTACTGGTCGCATGAGGCACCTGAAAAAGGTCTACCGTCGATTCAG GAATGGATTCCGTGAGGGAACCACACCGAAGCCCAAGAGAGCAGCTGTTGCAGCCTCCAGTTCATCATAA